From Natranaeroarchaeum aerophilus, one genomic window encodes:
- a CDS encoding VOC family protein has product MTATAHHVGITVSSLDDVLPFYRDVLGLDILSQFTVTGEAFSTGVGVEGATGNFAHLDADGIRVELVEYEPEEEIIEDVTLNRPGATHLGLEVDDIDLFYERLPEDVETISPPQTTESGTRICFLRDPEGNLVEILEQ; this is encoded by the coding sequence ATGACTGCGACCGCACATCACGTCGGCATCACCGTCTCATCACTCGACGACGTCCTGCCGTTCTACCGGGACGTCCTTGGACTGGATATCCTCTCTCAGTTTACTGTTACCGGCGAAGCGTTTTCAACCGGCGTCGGTGTCGAGGGGGCAACCGGTAACTTCGCCCATCTTGACGCCGACGGCATCCGTGTGGAACTCGTGGAGTACGAGCCTGAAGAGGAGATAATAGAGGATGTCACGCTCAACCGTCCCGGCGCGACCCATCTTGGACTCGAAGTCGACGACATCGATCTGTTCTACGAGAGGCTTCCCGAGGACGTCGAGACGATCAGCCCGCCCCAGACGACCGAAAGCGGGACCCGGATCTGTTTCCTGCGCGACCCGGAGGGGAACCTCGTCGAAATCCTTGAACAGTGA
- a CDS encoding adenylate kinase has translation MASPNVLLLGAPGAGKGTQSTRIHEEFDVEHVTTGDALRANKGMDISHLDTEYETPGEYMDQGELVPDEVVNEIVKTALQEADGYVLDGYPRNLDQAEYLDEITDLDAVLLLDVGTEELLRRLTGRRVDPETGDVYHTEFDMPDDEEVRERLVQREDDTEETARERLSVFEENTQPVVDHFETEGTLVRIDGEQSPDEVWADVEAAIKDAV, from the coding sequence ATGGCCAGTCCAAACGTACTGCTACTCGGAGCCCCCGGAGCAGGTAAAGGTACACAGAGCACACGAATCCACGAGGAGTTCGATGTCGAGCACGTCACAACCGGTGATGCGTTGCGCGCGAACAAGGGGATGGACATCAGCCATCTCGATACGGAGTACGAGACGCCGGGCGAGTACATGGATCAGGGTGAACTCGTCCCCGACGAGGTCGTCAACGAGATCGTCAAGACAGCACTTCAGGAAGCGGACGGCTACGTCCTCGACGGCTATCCGCGCAATCTCGATCAGGCCGAGTACCTCGACGAGATTACCGATCTTGACGCCGTTTTGCTGCTCGATGTCGGCACTGAGGAGCTGCTCCGGCGGCTCACCGGTCGCCGTGTTGACCCCGAAACTGGTGACGTCTACCATACCGAATTCGACATGCCCGACGACGAGGAGGTCCGCGAGCGACTCGTCCAGCGCGAGGACGACACCGAGGAGACCGCTCGCGAGCGCCTGAGCGTCTTCGAGGAGAACACCCAGCCGGTAGTCGATCACTTCGAGACGGAGGGGACGCTGGTCCGGATCGACGGCGAACAGTCTCCCGACGAGGTCTGGGCGGACGTCGAAGCGGCCATCAAGGACGCAGTATAG